The following are encoded together in the Malaya genurostris strain Urasoe2022 chromosome 3, Malgen_1.1, whole genome shotgun sequence genome:
- the LOC131433879 gene encoding uncharacterized protein LOC131433879, which produces MSPLPAVRLTPHIRAFSYTGVDYFGPMQVKQGRCLVKRWVALFTCLTIRAVHLEIVHSLTTQSCVMAIRRFISRRGSPLVFYSDNGTCFKGASNMLSEQIQTLHKNCAASFTNARTSWYFNPPSAPHMGGCWERMVRSVKAALSAITEYSRYPTDEVLETVVLDAESMVNSRPLTYIPLEDENQEALTPNHFLLYGAQGVVQPKTAFVTDGVTLRDSWKLTQYLVDQCWRRWVREYLPTLTRRTKWFQPIRPLRPGDVVYVVDENKRNGWRRGRVVEVLAGRDGQVRRAVLQTSEGIIKRPTVKLALIDTQAGTVKRESPELHGQGDVKNRCNKTVPNVS; this is translated from the coding sequence ATGAGCCCGCTCCCAGCAGTAAGACTAACTCCGCACATTCGTGCATTTAGCTACACCGGCGTCGACTACTTTGGCCCCATGCAAGTCAAACAGGGTCGCTGCTTGGTAAAGAGATGGGTCGCGCTCTTTACGTGCCTCACGATACGGGCGGTGCACCTGGAGATTGTCCATAGTCTGACGACACAGTCTTGCGTGATGGCGATCCGCCGCTTTATCAGCCGGAGAGGTTCACCCCTAGTATTCTACTCCGACAACGGTACGTGTTTCAAGGGTGCCAGTAATATGCTATCAGAACAAATCCAGACTCTTCATAAAAATTGTGCTGCATCGTTCACGAATGCAAGAACTAGTTGGTACTTTAACCCACCATCAGCACCTCACATGGGTGGGTGCTGGGAGCGGATGGTCCGATCCGTCAAGGCGGCTCTGTCTGCtattacagaatattctcgctATCCAACCGACGAAGTACTTGAGACCGTGGTGTTAGATGCGGAAAGCATGGTAAACTCTCGTCCGCTCACCTACATTCCACTCGAAGATGAAAATCAGGAGGCTCTCACACCGAACCACTTCCTGCTTTATGGAGCTCAGGGAGTTGTGCAGCCGAAGACAGCATTTGTAACCGACGGAGTGACATTGCGGGACAGCTGGAAACTCACGCAATATTTAGTTGATCAATGCTGGAGGAGATGGGTTCGTGAGTACTTGCCGACCTTAACCAGACGCACAAAGTGGTTCCAACCGATAAGACCCCTGAGGCCTGGTGATGTGGTATACGTGGTTGACGAAAACAAACGTAACGGATGGAGACGAGGTCGAGTCGTAGAGGTGTTAGCAGGACGAGATGGACAGGTTCGGAGAGCAGTACTTCAAACCAGTGAGGGTATTATCAAACGACCGACAGTAAAGCTTGCTCTTATAGATACGCAAGCCGGGACTGTGAAGCGGGAATCCCCGGAACTACACGGGCAGGGGGATGTTAAGAACCGCTGTAATAAAACAGTACCGAACGTTTCGTAA
- the LOC131438482 gene encoding uncharacterized protein LOC131438482: MAFNDSLRQFKTLILDNKLLTFLSIALFAFFISTLSLASSNQSKKSAIAHCEAEYKEKTEGPTCSVATKDLPLQDPVFFSTEGSSLLLLAPVGSTLVWNKTTQQSALLCSGSGNKLVKTQTSQTKITCVRDSTFSLPDGSSVSSTELGCEAMSIGSFVASEELCGNDAGVVHKLGFDAGELGFITYIQSCFDKKRSSVLFTRHILPGAAIAGLAANVDDIKWTNDGIVGSIDLDIAYTQEKQLKQFTDVLGSDEQAKKFLVTDKQYLSKGHMTPKGDGIFRTWKYATFFYTNAVPQWKTINEGNWNRVESLVRTIAHSLKEDVVVIQGTSGVLSLPHQNGSQIPLSLDISGIDVPLWTWKIVKSPSYDAGIAFVTLNNPFETKVEKSPCDDICEAVGFSQKEFKTFTAGYTICCDPNLLLRMIRFAPDEGMVRKVLNYEMLPSGGAMLITYMSLIFVSSLYLIMSNFFIDINF, encoded by the exons ATGGCATTCAACGATTCGCTGCGACAGTTTAAAA CTCTTATCTTAGACAACAAATTACTGACATTCTTGAGCATAGcactttttgcattttttatatCAACGTTGTCACTAGCAAGCTCCAACCAAAGCAAAAAGTCAGCTATTGCTCATTGTGAGGCTGAATATAAGGAGAAAACTGAG GGACCCACTTGTTCAGTGGCGACAAAAGATCTACCTCTTCAGGATCCCGTTTTTTTCAGTACGGAAGGAAGTTCGCTTCTACTTCTGGCCCCTGTTGGTTCGACATTGGTTTGGAATAAAACAACTCAGCAGTCTGCATTACTATGCTCTGGGAGTGGAAATAAATTGGTGAAAACTCAGACGTCCCAAACCAAAATAACATGTGTCCGAGATAGCACATTTTCATTGCCAGACGGAAGTTCCGTCAGTTCGACGGAGTTAGGATGTGAAGCGATGAGCATCGGAAGTTTCGTTGCGTCTGAAGAACTTTGCGGCAACGATGCGGGTGTTGTACATAAACTTGGTTTCGATGCCGGGGAGTTGGGATTCATAACATACATTCAATCATGTTTCGATAAGAAAAGGTCatctgtattgtttacaagacaCATACTGCCGGGTGCCGCAATAGCCG GTTTGGCTGCTAACGTAGACGATATTAAATGGACTAACGATGGAATAGTAGGATCTATTGATCTGGATATCGCATATACTCAGGAAAAACAATTGAAGCAATTTACGGACGTTTTAGGATCTGATGAACAAGCGAAGAAATTTCTTGTTACGGATAAGCAGTATTTGTCAAAGGGTCATATGACGCCGAAAGGGGACGGAATTTTCCGCACGTGGAAATATGCAACATTTTTCTATACGAATGCAGTACCGCAGTGGAAG ACCATCAATGAAGGAAATTGGAATCGAGTTGAATCGCTTGTGCGAACGATTGCCCATTCGCTCAAGGAAGACGTCGTCGTGATTCAAGGCACTAGCGGAGTACTAAGCTTACCACATCAGAATGGTTCGCAAATTCCACTCTCGTTGGACATATCCGGTATCGACGTGCCTCTTTGGACCTGGAAGATCGTCAAGTCACCGAGTTACGATGCGGGCATTGCTTTTGTCACCCTGAACAATCCCTTCGAGACAAAAGTGGAAAAGTCTCCGTGTGATGACATATGTGAGGCGGTTGGATTTTCGCAGAAGGAATTTAAGACCTTTACTGCAGGTTACACGATTTGTTGTGATCCAAATCTATTACTCAGGATGATACGTTTTGCACCTGATGAaggaatggttcgaaaagttctCAACTATGAAATGTTACCTTCTGGTGGAGCCATGCTTATCACCTATATGTCATTAATTTTTGTGTCATCGCTGTATTTGATAATGTCTAACTTTTTTATAGATATCAATTTTTAA
- the LOC131437271 gene encoding enhancer of split M1 protein: MFMLKIWLLIAYFACNILTVLGADNNCPMPCPHIMEPVCASDGEEFRSFSNRCLLRAYNECERERDREAFGEVDSNNCEDQQWL, encoded by the exons ATGTTCATGTTGAAAATCTGGCTGCTCATCG CTTATTTTGcttgcaacattctgacggtacTCGGTGCTGATAATAATTGCCCCATGCCCTGTCCGCACATTATGGAACCAGTCTGCGCTAGTGACGGTGAAGAATTCAGATCCTTCTCGAACCGCTGCTTGCTACGAGCTTACAATGAATGcgaacgagaaagagatagagaAG CTTTTGGGGAGGTCGATTCAAACAACTGTGAGGACCAACAGTGGTTATAG